A genomic region of Sideroxydans sp. CL21 contains the following coding sequences:
- the surE gene encoding 5'/3'-nucleotidase SurE yields the protein MRILISNDDGYFAPGLACLFQHLSAIADVVVVAPERDRSGASNSLTLNRPLNLRQASSGFYYVDGTPTDCVHLAVTGMLDTQPDIVVSGINSGANMGDDTIYSGTVAAATEGFLLGIPAIAISMARHEPVHYDTAGKVAVDLVQRFMTQANSHPWLLNVNVPDIPHEQLQGMEVTRLGKRHKAEPAVKSSNPHGQPVYWVGAAGKAQDAGEGTDFFATSQRRVSITPLQIDLTQYNQLDAVRSWIGTQK from the coding sequence ATGCGCATTCTGATCAGTAACGACGACGGCTACTTTGCGCCGGGTTTGGCATGTTTGTTTCAACATCTTTCCGCTATCGCCGACGTGGTGGTGGTCGCACCCGAACGCGACCGCAGCGGCGCAAGCAACTCGCTCACGCTCAATCGTCCGCTCAATCTGCGCCAGGCATCGAGCGGATTCTACTATGTCGACGGCACGCCGACCGATTGCGTGCACCTCGCCGTTACCGGCATGCTGGATACGCAGCCCGATATCGTGGTGTCAGGCATCAACTCCGGTGCGAATATGGGCGACGACACCATTTACTCCGGTACGGTCGCCGCGGCGACCGAAGGTTTTCTGTTGGGCATTCCCGCCATCGCGATCTCGATGGCGCGGCATGAACCCGTGCATTACGACACGGCCGGCAAGGTTGCGGTGGATCTGGTGCAGCGTTTCATGACGCAGGCGAATTCGCATCCCTGGCTGCTCAACGTGAACGTGCCGGACATTCCGCACGAGCAACTGCAGGGCATGGAAGTCACGCGCCTGGGCAAGCGGCACAAGGCCGAGCCGGCGGTCAAGAGCAGCAACCCGCACGGCCAGCCGGTGTACTGGGTCGGTGCGGCGGGCAAGGCGCAGGACGCGGGCGAGGGCACGGATTTCTTCGCCACGTCGCAACGCCGGGTTTCCATCACGCCGCTGCAGATCGATCTTACCCAATACAACCAGCTGGATGCGGTTCGTTCCTGGATAGGGACGCAAAAGTGA
- the phoR gene encoding phosphate regulon sensor histidine kinase PhoR, producing MSDFWRRASIFPVYLFLIALLLWLTAGAMPAALVFGIGMTLQYFAHLRNLAAFNRWLSDPDTRAVPDGTGLWVDAFSQLNKLTKRRRKEREQHAAALLQMEQATSALPEGVVILGEGDRIEWCNPQAEHHFGLDGDRDVGQQITYLARQPEFVQYLARNSFAEPLVLRGMRHDDLVLSIKLIAYGSSKRLLISRDITHLERIETMRRDFVANVSHELRTPLTVVNGFVETMQDMPSLENDMARRALQLMGDQTKRMENLVNDLLTLSRLENEQNILHEETVDVPALMNTLLEEGRVLSNGQHQLKLEIESGSRLSGSISELHSAFGNLVTNAIRYTPPGGGIQLRWYEQPDGHMVFCVRDSGIGIAPQHISRLTERFYRVDRSRSRETGGTGLGLAIVKHIAMRHQAQLNIASEEGKGSTFSIVFPAKRRIPEEDPTAIS from the coding sequence GTGAGCGATTTCTGGCGGCGCGCTTCCATTTTTCCGGTCTATCTGTTCCTGATTGCATTGTTGCTCTGGCTGACGGCGGGAGCCATGCCAGCCGCACTGGTTTTTGGCATTGGTATGACCCTCCAGTATTTTGCCCATTTGCGCAACCTCGCCGCTTTCAACCGATGGCTATCCGACCCGGATACGCGGGCAGTGCCGGACGGCACGGGTCTGTGGGTGGATGCTTTTTCGCAACTTAACAAGCTGACCAAGCGCCGCCGCAAGGAACGCGAGCAACATGCTGCTGCGCTGCTTCAGATGGAACAGGCCACCTCGGCCTTGCCCGAAGGTGTGGTGATACTGGGTGAGGGAGACCGGATCGAATGGTGCAACCCGCAGGCAGAACATCATTTCGGTCTGGATGGAGATCGCGACGTCGGGCAGCAGATCACCTACCTCGCACGCCAACCTGAATTCGTGCAATACCTCGCGCGGAACAGTTTTGCCGAACCGCTGGTGTTGCGCGGCATGCGGCATGACGACCTCGTACTCTCAATCAAGCTGATTGCCTACGGCAGCAGCAAGCGCCTGCTCATCAGCCGCGACATCACCCATCTGGAACGCATCGAGACGATGCGCCGCGATTTTGTTGCCAACGTTTCGCACGAATTGCGCACCCCCCTGACCGTGGTCAACGGCTTCGTCGAGACGATGCAGGATATGCCAAGCCTGGAGAATGATATGGCCAGACGCGCCTTGCAGCTGATGGGCGACCAGACCAAGCGAATGGAGAATCTGGTGAACGATCTGCTGACCCTGTCGCGGTTGGAGAACGAGCAGAACATATTGCACGAAGAAACAGTGGATGTGCCCGCTTTGATGAACACCTTGCTCGAAGAAGGGCGCGTGCTGAGCAATGGACAGCATCAACTCAAGCTTGAGATCGAAAGCGGCTCACGACTCAGCGGAAGCATCAGCGAATTGCACAGCGCCTTCGGCAACCTGGTCACCAACGCCATTCGCTACACGCCACCCGGGGGCGGTATTCAGTTGCGCTGGTATGAGCAGCCCGACGGCCATATGGTGTTCTGCGTAAGAGACAGCGGAATTGGCATTGCGCCCCAACATATATCGCGCCTGACAGAACGGTTCTATCGTGTCGATCGCAGCCGTTCGCGCGAGACCGGCGGCACCGGCCTGGGGCTAGCTATCGTCAAGCACATCGCCATGCGTCATCAGGCACAACTCAATATTGCCAGTGAAGAAGGAAAGGGCAGTACCTTCAGCATCGTTTTCCCGGCGAAGCGGCGAATACCGGAAGAGGATCCGACCGCGATAAGCTAA
- a CDS encoding sodium:solute symporter family protein yields MLLWFVIAYWIISVGIGLYAATRVHNTRDFAIAGRHLPFYMVTATVFATWFGSETVLGIPATFLKDGLHGVVADPFGASMCLILVGLFFAAPLYRMNLLTIGDFYKKKFGRSVEVLTTIAIVISYLGWVGAQITALGLVFNVVSGGEISKVMGMWIGSGTILIYTFFGGMWAVAITDFIQMIIIVIGMLFIGFEISGEVGGVGTVVHHALDAGKFQFWPALDAKEIIGFAAAWITMMFGSIPQQDVFQRVQSAKTERIAVWASVSGGVLYFLFAFVPMFLAYSATLIDPKMVNELIDTDPQMILPRLILRPEVHLFFQVMFFGALLSAIKSCASATLLAPSVTFSENILKPMLGHKLSDRHMLHIMRGVTLAFTVVVTLYAMNSKSSIFKMVENAYQITLVMAFVPLVAGLFWQRSTTQGALAAIFSGLSVWLSILIFGPEDPFFPAQFAGVIASAIAMVIGSLLPSIVARPLPQVPEHAGLHHLAASHTEHVAEHPHHHPSHQSDH; encoded by the coding sequence ATGTTGTTGTGGTTCGTCATTGCCTATTGGATCATTTCGGTCGGCATCGGCCTGTATGCCGCCACGCGTGTTCACAATACACGGGATTTCGCCATCGCCGGACGCCACTTGCCTTTCTATATGGTGACCGCAACCGTATTCGCCACCTGGTTCGGTTCCGAAACGGTGCTCGGCATTCCGGCGACTTTCCTCAAGGACGGCTTGCATGGCGTTGTCGCCGATCCGTTCGGCGCGTCCATGTGCCTGATCCTGGTCGGGCTGTTTTTTGCGGCGCCGCTGTACCGCATGAACCTGTTGACCATAGGCGATTTCTACAAGAAGAAATTCGGTCGCAGCGTCGAGGTGCTCACCACTATCGCCATCGTGATCTCATACCTCGGCTGGGTGGGTGCGCAGATCACGGCGCTCGGCCTGGTGTTCAATGTAGTATCCGGCGGCGAGATCAGCAAGGTCATGGGGATGTGGATAGGATCCGGCACGATCCTTATTTATACCTTCTTCGGCGGCATGTGGGCGGTGGCGATCACCGACTTCATCCAGATGATCATCATCGTCATCGGCATGCTGTTTATCGGTTTCGAGATCAGCGGCGAGGTTGGCGGCGTGGGCACGGTTGTCCATCATGCGCTGGATGCCGGTAAGTTCCAGTTCTGGCCCGCTCTGGATGCCAAGGAGATCATCGGCTTTGCTGCCGCGTGGATCACCATGATGTTCGGCTCGATCCCGCAGCAGGATGTGTTCCAGCGCGTGCAGTCGGCGAAAACGGAGAGGATCGCGGTGTGGGCTTCGGTGTCCGGCGGCGTCCTGTATTTCCTGTTCGCCTTCGTGCCGATGTTCCTGGCCTACTCGGCCACGCTGATCGACCCAAAGATGGTGAACGAACTGATCGATACCGATCCGCAGATGATACTGCCGCGCCTGATCCTGCGTCCCGAAGTGCACCTGTTTTTCCAGGTGATGTTCTTCGGCGCCTTGCTTTCCGCGATCAAAAGTTGCGCTTCGGCCACCCTGCTGGCGCCCTCGGTGACGTTCAGCGAGAACATCCTCAAGCCTATGCTCGGGCACAAGCTGTCGGATCGGCATATGCTGCACATCATGCGCGGCGTGACACTGGCGTTTACCGTGGTTGTCACTCTTTATGCGATGAACTCCAAGTCCAGCATCTTCAAGATGGTCGAGAACGCCTATCAGATCACGCTGGTCATGGCTTTCGTTCCGCTCGTAGCGGGACTATTCTGGCAGCGCTCCACCACCCAGGGAGCGCTGGCAGCGATTTTCAGCGGCCTGTCGGTATGGCTGTCCATCCTGATTTTCGGGCCTGAAGACCCGTTTTTCCCGGCCCAGTTTGCCGGTGTCATTGCCAGTGCCATTGCCATGGTTATCGGTTCATTGTTGCCCAGCATCGTGGCCAGACCCCTGCCGCAGGTGCCTGAACATGCGGGGTTGCATCACCTCGCGGCCAGCCATACCGAGCATGTGGCCGAACATCCGCATCACCACCCGAGCCATCAAAGCGACCATTAG
- a CDS encoding protein-L-isoaspartate(D-aspartate) O-methyltransferase yields the protein MNLRHAGIGMTSARTRGRLIERLRAEGIRDETVLAAMSEVPRHIFIDEALATRAYDDVSLPIGHGQTISQPYIVARMTEVLRNGKQLNRVLEVGTGCGYQAAVLAKVAKEVYSIERIQPLYERARKTLRELKIFNVNLRYADGATGLPDKAPFDGIIMACAAPALSAVLREQLAVGGRMVLPMGTQEQYLYLIEREETGFRESRLEAVKFVPLVMGKA from the coding sequence GTGAACTTGCGCCACGCCGGCATCGGTATGACTTCTGCGCGCACCCGTGGCCGGTTGATAGAAAGATTGCGTGCCGAAGGTATCCGTGACGAAACGGTATTGGCGGCGATGAGCGAAGTGCCGCGCCATATTTTTATCGACGAGGCCCTGGCGACCCGCGCTTACGACGATGTGTCGTTACCCATCGGACATGGGCAGACGATCTCGCAGCCCTATATCGTTGCACGCATGACAGAAGTGCTGCGCAACGGCAAGCAGCTCAACCGCGTGCTGGAGGTTGGCACAGGCTGCGGCTATCAGGCTGCGGTGCTGGCGAAGGTGGCGAAAGAAGTCTATTCCATCGAACGTATACAACCTTTGTATGAACGCGCCAGAAAAACGCTGCGCGAGCTCAAGATATTCAATGTCAATCTGCGCTATGCGGATGGCGCCACGGGCTTGCCGGATAAGGCCCCGTTCGACGGCATCATCATGGCCTGTGCCGCCCCCGCCCTCTCCGCCGTGCTGCGGGAGCAGCTTGCGGTGGGTGGTAGAATGGTGCTACCGATGGGAACCCAGGAACAATATTTGTATCTGATCGAGCGTGAAGAGACCGGTTTTCGTGAAAGCCGCCTGGAAGCCGTGAAATTCGTACCGTTGGTGATGGGGAAAGCATGA
- the phoB gene encoding phosphate regulon transcriptional regulator PhoB translates to MTTANILIVEDEPAIQELLAFNVAQCGFRATQSYDVPSALAEINRALPDLILLDWMLPGTSGVELARRLRADQRTRDIPIIMLTARTDERDKILGLESGADDYITKPFSPRELMARIRAVLRRRAPQMSEETVRVEGVELSPTTHRVSANGQIVDLGPTEFRLLHFFMTHVERVYSRAQLLDQVWGDHVFVEERTVDVHIRRLRQALEPSGLDNLVQTVRGSGYRFSRE, encoded by the coding sequence ATGACGACCGCGAACATACTGATAGTGGAAGACGAACCGGCGATCCAGGAACTGCTGGCATTCAACGTGGCTCAATGCGGCTTCCGCGCTACTCAATCTTATGACGTGCCCTCCGCATTGGCCGAGATCAACCGCGCATTGCCCGATCTCATCCTGCTCGACTGGATGCTGCCAGGCACTTCAGGCGTCGAATTGGCGCGGCGCTTGCGTGCCGACCAGCGTACACGCGATATCCCCATCATCATGCTCACCGCCCGCACCGACGAGCGCGACAAGATACTCGGGCTGGAATCCGGCGCCGACGACTATATAACCAAGCCCTTTTCGCCGCGCGAACTCATGGCGCGCATCCGTGCCGTGTTGCGCCGCCGTGCGCCGCAAATGAGCGAAGAGACGGTGCGAGTGGAAGGAGTTGAACTCTCGCCGACCACGCATCGTGTCAGCGCCAACGGCCAGATCGTCGATCTTGGGCCGACAGAATTTCGCCTTCTGCACTTCTTCATGACACATGTCGAACGTGTATACAGCCGCGCCCAGTTGCTTGACCAGGTCTGGGGCGACCATGTATTTGTGGAAGAGCGTACTGTGGATGTCCATATCCGTCGCCTGCGTCAGGCTCTGGAACCTTCCGGCCTGGACAACCTGGTGCAGACTGTACGCGGCAGCGGATATCGCTTTTCCAGGGAATAA
- a CDS encoding peptidoglycan DD-metalloendopeptidase family protein gives MNRKILPWATLTLVTLLAGCGTTAPNGHRAPVMEYGADKATQTAAKKPVPVMDSAYETVTRVYVVQKGDTLYSIAFLHGVDYRDVADWNKLENPAAIKVGQQLQLHIPVAGSAPKDVPRPVMASQVPEQGATKSYPKVGKLVYTDNALVQAERLQNESAASVAATPVVAAAVPVRPAGASTHAVDNEEPLEWGMPTNGKLVAGFSESDNRKGVDIVGQRGQAVVASAAGKVVYSGSGLRGYGKLIIIKHNKTYLSAYAHNDQILVKEGQNVSKGQKIAEMGNTDATQVELHFEIRKFGRPVDPAQYLPLIKS, from the coding sequence ATGAACAGAAAGATTCTGCCGTGGGCAACGTTGACACTGGTCACTTTGCTTGCGGGTTGTGGGACAACCGCTCCGAATGGGCACCGTGCTCCTGTGATGGAATACGGAGCAGATAAAGCGACGCAAACTGCTGCCAAAAAACCTGTGCCGGTCATGGATTCCGCTTACGAGACGGTTACGCGGGTATATGTCGTGCAAAAGGGCGATACGCTTTACAGCATCGCGTTCCTGCATGGCGTGGATTACCGCGACGTGGCTGATTGGAACAAACTGGAAAATCCGGCAGCGATCAAGGTTGGCCAGCAACTGCAACTGCATATACCAGTAGCGGGTTCAGCGCCCAAAGACGTGCCCAGGCCGGTGATGGCTTCGCAAGTTCCCGAGCAGGGCGCAACCAAGAGCTATCCCAAGGTGGGCAAGCTGGTTTATACCGATAATGCCCTGGTGCAGGCAGAACGTTTGCAGAACGAATCGGCGGCATCGGTGGCGGCGACGCCAGTGGTGGCAGCTGCTGTGCCGGTCAGACCGGCGGGCGCATCAACGCACGCAGTGGATAATGAAGAGCCGCTGGAATGGGGCATGCCCACCAACGGCAAGCTGGTCGCCGGATTTTCAGAAAGCGATAACCGCAAGGGTGTGGATATCGTCGGCCAGCGCGGCCAGGCTGTGGTGGCCAGCGCGGCGGGCAAAGTGGTGTACAGCGGCAGCGGATTGCGCGGCTATGGCAAGCTCATCATCATCAAGCACAACAAGACTTATCTCAGCGCTTATGCGCACAATGACCAGATACTCGTGAAGGAAGGCCAGAACGTCAGCAAGGGGCAGAAGATCGCCGAGATGGGCAACACCGATGCCACTCAGGTCGAGCTGCATTTCGAGATACGCAAGTTCGGCAGGCCCGTGGATCCGGCACAGTATCTGCCTTTGATCAAATCTTGA
- a CDS encoding radical SAM protein codes for MSEGSLSVTDHSRDSAGLRYVYPVVSRRAGGVSIGINLNPNNACNWRCIYCQVPDLARGTAPPVDLPLLEKELGGFLHELQHGDFMQRVPPEARRINDIAISGNGEPTSAQEFAEVIELIARHKPADLKLVLITNGSLMQRDNVQQGLRRIAQLSGEVWFKLDRASEEGMQRINDTKTTMDKVRQNLVAAIACCPDTWLQTCWFALDGAAPDAQDEDDYVTFIKGLLRGGIKPRGVLLYGLARPSLQAEAPRLSALSSELMEGFATRIRMLGVDVRVTV; via the coding sequence TTGAGCGAGGGTTCTCTAAGCGTTACCGATCACAGCCGCGACAGCGCCGGGTTGCGCTACGTCTATCCGGTCGTATCGCGCCGCGCGGGAGGCGTCTCCATCGGCATCAACCTCAATCCGAACAATGCCTGCAACTGGCGCTGCATTTACTGTCAGGTGCCGGATCTGGCGCGCGGCACTGCGCCTCCCGTGGACCTGCCGTTGCTGGAAAAGGAACTCGGCGGGTTTTTGCACGAATTGCAGCACGGCGACTTCATGCAACGCGTGCCGCCCGAAGCACGGCGCATCAACGACATTGCCATCTCCGGCAACGGCGAACCGACCAGTGCGCAGGAATTCGCCGAAGTCATCGAGCTCATCGCCAGGCACAAACCCGCCGATCTCAAGCTTGTGCTCATCACTAACGGCAGCCTCATGCAGCGCGACAACGTGCAACAGGGGCTGCGCCGCATAGCGCAACTCAGCGGCGAAGTCTGGTTCAAACTGGATCGCGCCAGCGAGGAAGGCATGCAGCGCATCAACGACACCAAAACGACGATGGACAAGGTGCGGCAGAACCTGGTTGCCGCAATCGCATGCTGTCCCGATACCTGGCTGCAAACCTGCTGGTTCGCGCTGGACGGCGCAGCACCGGATGCGCAGGACGAAGATGACTATGTGACTTTCATCAAAGGGCTGTTGCGCGGCGGCATCAAACCGCGGGGTGTGCTGCTCTATGGTTTGGCAAGGCCTTCACTGCAGGCTGAAGCACCGCGTTTATCTGCCCTGTCGAGCGAGCTGATGGAAGGTTTCGCCACGCGAATCCGCATGTTGGGCGTGGATGTGAGGGTGACGGTTTAA
- a CDS encoding HDOD domain-containing protein translates to MQKSDQSIRNRLLVARLPAMPQILVKLIDLCQRDDAGMGQVAKLIAHDAGMTARILGIANSSAYSHSSLQLGLTQSLNTLGIEMIKTLVINESVFQTFSSFSRLNRADLRGFWLHALKTAVIARELAKKLSYPRSEEAYLAGLLHDVGRLALLSAAPQEYSSNFKAEDDEHLCSIETGSMGISHAEAGAWLIEQWNLDSFLADSVLYHHEPVARLQSVHPLIRLVCLAHLLGSYKSDTPAVEGAAALCGIDETDIQVILSSVNAYTKTAATYFGIDLTEADQATPSGEYVPQESAGSRVEDRLADEVRNMALLSASVQTFSGIRSGKDLLESIARSARVLFNFEDMVVFLQDANSQALVGFPIGDRQQRLNGFSIPLAGGGTIAESVSNRRITFAKRDDSSLGLVEAQLLRAMGTECLAYIPLIAGQSCLGVLVGGLSPAQLNELWSQERFLKSFATQAAASLESSTAARNEIEKHIAATNQAHREASRKIVHEVNNPLSIIKNYLGVLDDKLTRQEPVNEELSILNEEIDRVSRIVGGFANPDATPQEDTTEVNNVLKDVVRLFSVSRFLPASVKIAVKTTDEPDVMQGSADPLKQILLNLIKNAVEALPKGGIIGVRNNGRITREGRAYIELRISDNGAGIPADVLANLFSPVRSSKGGENRGLGLSIVQGLVKKINGFISCRSGESGTTFEILLPAHEATANYGSEPKQISKHEVS, encoded by the coding sequence ATGCAAAAATCTGATCAATCAATTCGCAATCGCTTGTTGGTAGCCCGACTACCGGCGATGCCTCAGATACTCGTCAAGTTAATTGATCTCTGCCAAAGAGATGATGCAGGCATGGGCCAGGTAGCGAAGCTCATTGCGCACGACGCCGGCATGACCGCCAGAATCCTGGGCATTGCCAACAGCTCTGCTTATAGCCACAGCAGTCTCCAGTTGGGATTGACGCAATCGCTCAATACGCTCGGCATCGAGATGATCAAAACGCTGGTGATCAACGAATCGGTATTTCAAACTTTCAGCAGTTTCTCACGTTTGAACCGCGCAGATCTTCGCGGCTTCTGGCTGCACGCCCTTAAAACCGCGGTAATCGCACGCGAGCTGGCAAAAAAATTGTCCTATCCCCGCAGCGAGGAAGCCTATCTTGCAGGCTTGCTGCATGACGTGGGGCGACTGGCGCTGTTAAGTGCCGCGCCTCAAGAATACTCATCCAATTTCAAGGCTGAGGATGATGAACATCTATGCTCGATCGAAACCGGCTCCATGGGTATTTCCCATGCGGAAGCCGGTGCATGGCTCATCGAACAATGGAACCTGGATTCCTTTTTGGCCGACAGCGTGCTTTACCACCATGAACCGGTTGCCCGGTTGCAATCGGTTCATCCCCTGATTCGTCTCGTTTGCCTTGCTCACCTGCTGGGCAGCTACAAAAGTGACACTCCCGCAGTGGAGGGGGCTGCCGCTTTGTGTGGCATTGATGAAACCGACATACAGGTCATCCTGAGCAGCGTGAATGCTTATACAAAAACCGCAGCCACTTATTTTGGCATTGACCTGACCGAGGCCGATCAAGCGACACCGTCCGGCGAATATGTGCCGCAGGAATCTGCCGGGAGCCGGGTCGAGGACAGGCTTGCCGACGAAGTTCGCAACATGGCTCTGCTGTCGGCATCGGTCCAGACTTTTTCGGGTATTCGCAGCGGAAAGGATCTGCTCGAATCCATCGCCCGGTCAGCGCGTGTCTTGTTCAACTTCGAGGACATGGTCGTCTTCCTGCAAGATGCAAATTCCCAGGCACTGGTAGGTTTTCCCATCGGGGATCGCCAACAGCGGCTAAACGGATTTTCCATCCCGTTGGCGGGTGGCGGGACCATAGCCGAGTCGGTATCCAACCGGCGGATTACCTTTGCCAAACGCGACGACAGTTCGCTTGGCCTCGTTGAAGCACAATTGCTCAGGGCCATGGGTACCGAATGTCTCGCTTACATTCCCCTGATTGCCGGGCAATCCTGCCTGGGAGTTCTGGTAGGGGGACTTTCACCGGCGCAGCTTAATGAGCTCTGGAGTCAGGAACGATTCCTCAAATCTTTTGCGACGCAGGCGGCCGCATCGCTGGAATCATCCACCGCTGCACGCAATGAAATCGAAAAACACATCGCCGCGACAAATCAAGCTCATCGGGAAGCATCGCGCAAGATTGTCCATGAAGTAAACAACCCTCTGTCGATCATAAAAAATTATTTGGGTGTCCTTGATGACAAACTCACCCGTCAGGAGCCGGTCAACGAAGAACTATCGATTCTCAACGAAGAGATCGACCGGGTCAGTCGCATAGTCGGGGGGTTCGCCAACCCGGACGCAACTCCGCAAGAAGATACAACGGAGGTTAACAACGTTCTTAAAGATGTGGTACGGTTATTCTCCGTTAGCCGCTTTTTGCCAGCCTCCGTGAAAATTGCAGTCAAAACGACTGACGAGCCTGACGTGATGCAAGGATCTGCCGACCCTCTCAAACAGATACTCCTGAATCTGATCAAGAATGCGGTAGAGGCGTTACCCAAGGGCGGGATAATTGGCGTCAGGAACAATGGGCGCATAACACGTGAAGGTCGCGCCTATATCGAATTGCGTATCAGCGATAACGGAGCTGGAATTCCGGCAGATGTTTTGGCTAACCTGTTTTCGCCGGTGCGCAGCAGCAAGGGCGGAGAAAATCGCGGACTGGGCTTGAGTATCGTCCAGGGACTGGTCAAAAAGATCAACGGGTTTATCAGTTGCCGTAGCGGAGAATCGGGAACGACATTCGAGATTCTCCTTCCCGCTCATGAGGCTACCGCCAACTATGGCAGCGAGCCGAAACAAATCTCGAAACATGAGGTAAGTTGA